A single window of Eucalyptus grandis isolate ANBG69807.140 chromosome 1, ASM1654582v1, whole genome shotgun sequence DNA harbors:
- the LOC120296278 gene encoding ankyrin repeat-containing protein BDA1-like yields the protein MEQRMLEAARKGNIHELDDLISSNELILEEMDLEGAGHTPLHVACVAGHLDFVRELLKHIPKLVEKVNADGFSPLHIVAARGDVEIARELLIVGPQLCSVKGRERRVPLHYAAANGKVDVMKVLLAASPESVEETTAREETVFHLAVKNNRFEAVVVLVDHLKQHKKEQVVNFLLYKHAMESEVMEVNAMNDSGLTPLDISTPLRREAGDREIREILISAGAKHGRGRSNSPASSPISVDNNDVDGSNSHQAAEEEPVKDAPQSLPHSQSKNSKAEKESFGDIRNAQLVVAALIASATYQSVLQPPKIIEVDNDKPGPSRKSRTEYYGAGLVYTLFLGGNTLGFVVSVQMIICLTKFIPNHARLPLKLPLRLSLVAMVLTYFCFTLSLLLKTMGKKSPAQKALRMTPLMISFILLLMQQWLARTIDYFLERLVGLHVLGDMYRLEDKDSENKDLEKKGKSKGCK from the exons ATGGAGCAAAGGATGTTGGAAGCAGCTCGAAAGGGCAATATTCATGAGCTGGACGACTTGATTAGCAGCAATGAGCTCATCCTCGAGGAGATGGATCTCGAAGGAGCCGGTCACACGCCGCTGCATGTTGCTTGTGTGGCTGGCCATTTGGATTTCGTCCGAGAGCTCCTGAAGCATATACCGAAGCTCGTGGAAAAGGTGAACGCAGATGGTTTCAGTCCGCTGCACATCGTAGCGGCTCGAGGTGATGTCGAGATTGCGAGGGAGCTCTTGATAGTGGGTCCGCAGCTCTGCTCTGTGAAGGGACGGGAGAGAAGGGTCCCTTTGCATTATGCCGCTGCGAACGGGAAGGTCGATGTCATGAAGGTACTGCTCGCCGCTTCACCTGAGTCCGTTGAAGAGACGACCGCTCGAGAGGAGACTGTGTTTCACCTTGCCGTGAAGAACAACCGATTTGAGGCGGTGGTTGTGTTGGTGGACCATCTAAAGCAGCACAAGAAGGAGCAG GTGGTGAACTTCCTGCTTTATAAGCATGCTATGGAGTCCGAGGTCATGGAGGTGAACGCTATGAACGACAGTGGGTTGACTCCTCTCGATATCTCAACTCCCTTGCGAAGGGAAGCAGGAGATAGAGAGATCAGAGAAATCCTCATTAGTGCGGGAGCCAAACATGGGAGAGGAAGATCAAACTCGCCCGCATCAAGTCCAATCTCGGTGGACAACAACGATGTCGATGGTAGTAACAGTCATCAAGCAGCTGAGGAGGAACCAGTTAAAGATGCTCCTCAGTCATTACCACATTCGCAATCGAAGAATTCAAAAGCAGAAAAGGAGTCGTTTGGTGACATCCGCAATGCCCAGTTAGTCGTCGCCGCGCTCATTGCGAGCGCAACCTACCAATCTGTGCTTCAGCCGCCAAAGATAATAGAAGTCGACAACGACAAACCAGGTCCTTCCAGGAAATCTAGGACTGAATACTATGGTGCGGGCTTGGTGTACACTCTCTTCCTGGGCGGCAACACACTAGGATTTGTGGTGTCGGTCCAGATGATCATTTGCCTCACCAAATTTATCCCCAACCACGCCAGGCTACCGCTTAAGCTGCCGCTTAGGCTATCCCTGGTCGCCATGGTTCTAACTTATTTTTGCTTCACGTTATCCCTATTGCTCAAGACAATGGGTAAAAAGAGTCCAGCCCAGAAAGCTCTTCGCATGACGCCGCTAATGATATCATTTATTCTACTGCTAATGCAGCAGTGGCTGGCACGCACTATAGATTATTTCTTGGAACGGCTTGTTGGATTGCACGTTCTAGGTGATATGTACCGGCTAGAGGACAAGGACTCAGAGAATAAGGACTTAGAGAAGAAGGGCAAAAGTAAGGGTTGTAAATGA